In one Musa acuminata AAA Group cultivar baxijiao chromosome BXJ2-5, Cavendish_Baxijiao_AAA, whole genome shotgun sequence genomic region, the following are encoded:
- the LOC103986301 gene encoding RING-H2 finger protein ATL73-like, producing the protein MEEPYLANSSTISPTHSPTTPPRETRGEASLDYDVVVILAAMICALVCALGLNSMLQCVVRCTRAALAEPAGWVTHRRLNAGLKREDVVALPVATYAAAPQQAPAGCAICLSDFSDGEKIRVLPACGHRFHVVCVDTWLLSHCSCPTCRRRLSPHGAEAPLEMAIAP; encoded by the coding sequence ATGGAAGAGCCGTACCTTGCGAACTCCTCCACCATCTCCCCCACCCACAGTCCCACCACCCCACCTCGCGAGACCCGCGGCGAGGCGTCGCTCGACTACGACGTCGTCGTCATCCTGGCGGCCATGATATGCGCGCTGGTGTGCGCGCTGGGCCTCAACTCGATGCTGCAGTGCGTGGTGCGCTGCACCCGCGCCGCCCTCGCCGAGCCCGCCGGCTGGGTCACCCACCGCCGCCTCAACGCCGGGCTGAAGCGCGAGGACGTCGTGGCGCTCCCCGTCGCCACCTACGCCGCCGCGCCGCAGCAGGCCCCCGCCGGCTGCGCCATCTGCCTCTCCGACTTCTCCGACGGGGAGAAGATCCGGGTGCTGCCGGCGTGCGGCCACCGGTTCCACGTCGTGTGCGTCGACACGTGGCTTCTCTCCCACTGCTCCTGCCCCACGTGCCGCCGTCGCCTCTCCCCGCACGGCGCCGAGGCTCCGCTAGAGATGGCCATCGCTCCTTAA